In the genome of Halobacterium noricense, one region contains:
- a CDS encoding DoxX family protein, whose translation MAAADVLLLVARVLYGGVLAFMGLNHFMQLEGMTGYAQHKGLPAPKFSVLASGAVLVLGGLSVAAGVLPVVGAVALAGFLLVSALTMHDFWAVPEDQQQDEMTGFLKNVALAGGALAIAAYATTGWAYSVGITLL comes from the coding sequence ATGGCGGCCGCCGACGTCCTCCTGCTGGTCGCGCGCGTGCTGTACGGCGGCGTCCTCGCGTTCATGGGCCTCAACCACTTCATGCAACTCGAAGGGATGACTGGCTACGCCCAGCACAAGGGCCTCCCGGCGCCGAAGTTCTCGGTGCTCGCGTCCGGTGCGGTGCTCGTACTCGGCGGCCTCTCGGTCGCCGCGGGCGTCCTGCCGGTCGTCGGTGCCGTCGCACTCGCCGGGTTCCTCCTGGTCTCCGCGCTCACCATGCACGACTTCTGGGCGGTCCCCGAAGACCAACAGCAGGACGAGATGACCGGCTTCCTGAAGAACGTCGCCCTCGCGGGCGGCGCGCTCGCCATCGCCGCGTACGCCACGACCGGGTGGGCGTACAGCGTCGGCATCACTCTCTTGTAA